Genomic window (Candidatus Cloacimonadota bacterium):
CTACAAGAAACTGTGCGCCTGAACCTGCACAGGTGACTGTTTGACTGTTATGGGTTAGTTCTCCAAGCTCATATAAATTCCCATAGATGGAAAGACTAGAATTCAGGATAAGTGTTTCGAGCAATCCTATTACAAGAGATTTTGCTGAAGAACTGCTTCCTATTGTTGGAGTATGTCCAAGAGTCCATTTAAAGATACCGACATTTTCTGAATTATCCGGCACCCCTCTGCTCCAATTCTTTGAGTCACCCCATGAAGTGTCGAACCATCCGATCCAAGTATCGAATGCGGTACACTCTACCCAGTCTGCTGTTGGGTCCATATTGTAAAGTGTTCCGTTGTTTCTATTTGTAGTAATATCATACAAGGTGGTTTGTCCATCGGTGTTGAGTTGATCAAACCGATAGTATGCAACAAGATTATCTTCATCTCCATCAAGAGTACGGCACATATTATTCTGTATTTCTTCATCCGACCGGGCGTCATTCCAGATGCGTACTTCGTCTAAAGTTCCTGCAAAATAATCCATTGTTCCAGAAATTGTAGAACCGCCGATATGCCAATTACCGCCAAAAGATGTGGGTGAACTACACCCTACATTATTTTGATATATACCGTTAATATAAATACTTGCTGTGCTCCCATTCCAAGCAGCTGCAATGTGTATCCACTCAGTTGTTGAGACCGTTCCTGCATCACTGTATACTTCATGCCAACTCCCGTCATGAGCAGAAAACCGTAATTTATAATCACTGGTTACCCTTAGCGCTAATGATAAATTTCCTACAGCTCCATTACCTAAAATTGGATTTTCAGCATCAGTAGCATCGGGAAGAATCCACATTTCAATTGTACCTGAAGATGATTCTGCCAGATTAGGTATCTCAACATAATTATCACTCCCATCAAAATCAAGGCACCTTCTCGGACCGGCAAACGCTCCAGAATTTACCCACTCATCTCCGGACATATTTGTAAGTGTACCATCATTGTTCCCAGATGTTGCATCATTCAGAGATGTTCCACTACTTTCACTGAATTTATAATAACCCGTGAGACCTTGCTCGTCTCCATTCAATTCCCTATACATATTTTGACGAATTTCAGAAATATCTCTTACATCACTCCAGATACGCACTTCATCGATCAAACCATCAAAATATCTGCCAGTCATGTTAGTAGTATTTCCAATGTTAACCACTTCGTTGCTTGTATGAATATTTCCACCTTGATTACCTGACACCTCAAGTCTACCATTCAAATAAATATATAAATTGCTACCGTCTGCAACACATGCAATATGATACCATCCATTTAAAATACTCTCACTTAATTGTATTGAACCACCCCCAGTACTAAAATTAAGAAGCCCCCCAGAAGTAAATTGGATCCTCCAAGCATTATCTCCTTTTGTAACAACTCCAGTCCATTGAGATTGAACACTTTCTGCATATATCCAAGCTTCTATAGTCAAGGTTGAAGAAAAATCAAAATTTGATTCATTACTGATTGAAATATAATCATCCTCTCCATCGAAGGTAAGGCAATTATTTTGTGCGAAAATAAGAGATGTTAAAAACAAAAACAAAACAAAAGAAATTAATCTTTTCATGATCACTCCAGTTTTTTGCATTCTGATTGCATAATACATTATATTTTTTTATCTTCCTTTTGAACGTATAAAGATCCAATAATTTTTCGCCTTGCATGTCAAGAAAAACAGGTTGAAGAAGTATTAATCTGTAACATGTATTAGCAAATTCCAAAATTACCAATAAATTTTAATTCTTGACACAAAATCAATGCTGCAAAATTTGGTAACCAACAAATTGCATTCACGCATAACCCGTAAGGAGATTGGATAAGTAATTTGTTATTATCTGGAAAACTTCTATACTATAATAAATTTTAGTTAGACAAAACATCGTTATTCCACGAAAGGAACATCATGGTTAACAAAATTGGTCGCTTAACAGATAGAGATGAGAAAGAACTCAAGCTGGAAACTGAAAAAGCTCTTGAAATTTTTATTGAAAATGAAAAAAAGGGTACAAAGAAATTAGACGATCTTGCTGCATGCAAAAATTATTTCGGTAGAGAGATCGTAGGAAAAACCCTCGCAGAATCAGAGCAAAAAGATAAGCTCAACAAACTGATGAAAGGTCTCCTTGATTCTAAGAATTATGCCAAACGGGCAACAGCATTGTTCTTTTTTCTATACTACTATAAAAAACAACCCGAAGAGATGATCGAGATCGTCAGCGATTATTATGACTCCATCAAATGGGAAGCTGAAAATATCATGGATCAATTCTGGAAAGATTACCCGCAGCTCATGAAAAAAAACATGCTGAAATGGATTGAAAGCAAAGACGAACGCAAGCGATCCCTATCTTTCCATGGATTGGAAAACTTTTCTACAAAAGATCCGCATTTTGTTATGGAATTCATAACTAAGATCATCGATGATGAAAGCCTTGAGGTTCAAAAGAAGATTACCCACACCCTCATACAAATAGCACGATCGCGACCTGCTGAGGTTTATCCATACGTGCAGGAACTCCTTAAGGATGCAGATGACAGGCGTGTAAAAACGATCTGGGTATCAATGAAGAAGCTGGCGAATAGTCTGAAGAGCTCAAATTCAAAAGAGAAGAACAACGATTTCGCACTCCTCACAAAAAACACAATCAAAGACTGGCGTTCCGATAAAAATAAAAAAGTCCACACAATGGGTGATAAACTCTATCACATTATCAAAAACATATAACAAAAAGCATCCGGAGTGAATATGCAACACGTTGATATTATTATCAAAAATGGTTATATTGTAACGATTAATACAGGTATGGATATTATTGAAAATGGTGCAATTGCAATAGAAAAAGACACGATCGTTGCAATCGGGAAAACTAAAGAAATCCTCAAAGAATATACCAGTTCAAACATCATAGATGCATCGACAAAGATCGTCATGCCCGGTTTGATCAACGGGCATACACATATTGCAATGACCTATCTGCGTGGATTTGCAGATGATCTTTTACTGCAATCATGGCTTGAGAATCACATCTGGCCTGCAGAAGAGAAATTTGTGAGAGCACAGTTTGTGTATGATTCCTCATATCATGCTTGTGCAGAACTTATCAAGAACGGAATCACGATGATCAACGACATGTATTTTTATGAGAAGGAAGCTGCTCGAGCTGCCACAAAAGCTGGCATGAGAGCAATTTTCGGAGAAGCGATTCTCGACTTCCCTATGGCATTTCACAAAACTCCCGAGAGCATGATCAATTATTCTGTTGAAGCTTATGAAGAATTTAAAGGGAATGAACGTATCGATTTTGCCATGATGCCTCATTCAATTTACACCTGTTCGAAAAAAAATCTGATTACTGCAGCTGAAAAAGCACGCTCACAGGGAATGCTTATTCATACACATGTTTCTGAAACCAAGAAAGAGGTCGATGACTGTTTGAAAGAACACAATATTCGTCCTGTAAACTATCTTGACTCGATCGGTTTCTTAGGAAATAATGTCTCGATTGCACACGGTGTCTGGATCGATGATGAAGAACAGAAGATACTCGCAGATAAAGACGTCGGCGTTAATATCTGCACTGAATGTAACCTTAAACTCTCTTCAGGTTTTGCACCCATCAAAGGATATAAGGAAAATGGCGTAACGATCTCGCTGGCAACGGACGGAGTAGCGAGTAATAATAACCTCAGTCTACTTGATGAGATGGATATGACCGCTAAAGTTCACAAAGCCATCAATAACGATCCGACATTTCTTAATGCCGAAGAAGTGGTTCGAATGGTTACAATCGAACCTGCAAAAATATTCAATAAGGATAAGGAAGTGGGATCGCTGGAGATTGGGAAAAAAGCCGACATAATTCTTCTTGAAAGAAACAAGCTTGAAAACCTGCCAATGTATAATGTGTATTCACATCTAGTTTATGCAATGCACAGCGAATCCGTTCAAGATGTTATTATTAATGGTAAAATCCTCATGAAAGACAGACAGTTGCTCCACATCGACGAAGACGAAATATTCCAGAAAGCTCGATCGTATCAAGCAAAACTTCAGGAATCACTCAAGTGAATTATTTCTTCTAACCTTATACAATTCATTCTGATTAGAATAATAACGTAATAAATAATCAATACGTTAAATTTCCGTTAATTTTGACAAAGAAACCTCTCCAATTACATTTTAATAAAACTGAAAATTATTATTTAGGAGTATTCATGTATAAATATTTTACAGCATTTCTTGGTGTATTGCTTGTAGCTTTCAGCTTTGCACATGCAGCAAATGTAAATCTAGATTTCACTTTCGATAGACCTGCTCTTGTAGATAATCACATCATAACAGATTTTACGACAGCTGAGCAGATCCCAGGGGAGCCGCTCATGCCTTTTTATGGAGCTAAGATACTTCTCCCTTACGGAGAAAAAATCATTTCAATTAAAACAACTCATTCTGATTGGGAGCTCGTAGCAAATGATACTTACATCGACTTTGCCAGAACTCCGCAGCCAACAAGCGTGAAGGAGATCATTCCTACTCAAAGAAATGAAAAAGTATATTCATCAGATTCACCTTATCCTGCAATGGAATATAAACATGTCAGCACAGAAATGTACACCGGGCATTCAATCGCATTGATAAATATCTATCCGATTCGATACATCCCCAGTTCAGGAATAGTCGAATATGCTTCTGACTGGTCACTTGAGATTGAAACAACATACCACCCAGATCATGCGGTGTACCAATCAAAGATGCTGAAAAATTCCGACAAAACACTTTCCGAGCTCGATATGATGGTTGATAATCCATACGAAACTCAATCCTATCTTGGCAAGGAAACTCCATCATATTATCGTGATGACTTGATAGACCCATCAGAGCCACATGACTATATCATCATAACATCAGAAAACTTCCTTCCGACATTTACGTCTTTTAAGAACTGGAAGATCAACCGAGGTATGCTCGCAGAGATATACACGGTGGAAGATATTTTTGATAATTATGCCGGTTCAACCAATGCTGAGAAGATCAGAAATTTCCTCATCCTTGCATATGCATCATGGCTTAGTACGAGCAATCCTCTTGAATATGTTCTCCTCGGTGGCGATGACGAGATCGTACCTGACGTACAGTTCTATGTTGCAGCAGGAAGCACGATCGGATATATCCCGTCAGACCTTTACTATGGTGGGTTGGACGGCAGCTGGAACGCTGACGGGGATAACAGGTATGGAGAGATGAATGACAATCCTGATTTTTATCCTGAGCTTGCAGTTGGTAGAATTCCCGGTGACACACAGCAAGATTTTGTAAATGCCATATATAAGATTCAGAGCTATACCGATGTTCCAAAACCTGCGC
Coding sequences:
- a CDS encoding T9SS type A sorting domain-containing protein, with protein sequence MKRLISFVLFLFLTSLIFAQNNCLTFDGEDDYISISNESNFDFSSTLTIEAWIYAESVQSQWTGVVTKGDNAWRIQFTSGGLLNFSTGGGSIQLSESILNGWYHIACVADGSNLYIYLNGRLEVSGNQGGNIHTSNEVVNIGNTTNMTGRYFDGLIDEVRIWSDVRDISEIRQNMYRELNGDEQGLTGYYKFSESSGTSLNDATSGNNDGTLTNMSGDEWVNSGAFAGPRRCLDFDGSDNYVEIPNLAESSSGTIEMWILPDATDAENPILGNGAVGNLSLALRVTSDYKLRFSAHDGSWHEVYSDAGTVSTTEWIHIAAAWNGSTASIYINGIYQNNVGCSSPTSFGGNWHIGGSTISGTMDYFAGTLDEVRIWNDARSDEEIQNNMCRTLDGDEDNLVAYYRFDQLNTDGQTTLYDITTNRNNGTLYNMDPTADWVECTAFDTWIGWFDTSWGDSKNWSRGVPDNSENVGIFKWTLGHTPTIGSSSSAKSLVIGLLETLILNSSLSIYGNLYELGELTHNSQTVTCAGSGAQFLVGSLDFYDLVINNSSSDKKVSAWWTTSLQVDNNLTVTDGIFYSKSYYKNVNIAADGTLELSGNITVSGNWDNDGTFTHNDHKVTFDGSASQTIDGNNSTTFYDMTVTNTSGVVLGNSNTVNHTLDLNNDSKVTLGSNTLTIGSSGSITNYDADSYIVTNSTGVLKRKSVGGSNVTFPIGNAAYNPVIINNGGIPDNFSVKVTDGTPSSIVDATRVVNRTWTITEDVAGWSDALLMLQWNGGETGGNFDIENQLVMGRYLGSGTNWETKSASWGGTGPYAAAASGFTSFSDFVVASGGSGTLPVILSTFTAQFIENIPTIHWSTQSELDNMGWFIYRNEENNFSSSEVISDMIEGQGTTTQQQFYTYEDDIENPEVGDTYYYWLESVDYSGIIQHYDRVAILTIPDTHGSNNNLVPVPERFGLFQNEPNPVVSSTRIAFNLPETAKVDLAIYNLKGQLVKKLYSGKTSKHTVMWDGKDEDEKKLENGVYFYRLIVNGKIEGIRKLILMK
- a CDS encoding DNA alkylation repair protein; translated protein: MVNKIGRLTDRDEKELKLETEKALEIFIENEKKGTKKLDDLAACKNYFGREIVGKTLAESEQKDKLNKLMKGLLDSKNYAKRATALFFFLYYYKKQPEEMIEIVSDYYDSIKWEAENIMDQFWKDYPQLMKKNMLKWIESKDERKRSLSFHGLENFSTKDPHFVMEFITKIIDDESLEVQKKITHTLIQIARSRPAEVYPYVQELLKDADDRRVKTIWVSMKKLANSLKSSNSKEKNNDFALLTKNTIKDWRSDKNKKVHTMGDKLYHIIKNI
- a CDS encoding amidohydrolase encodes the protein MQHVDIIIKNGYIVTINTGMDIIENGAIAIEKDTIVAIGKTKEILKEYTSSNIIDASTKIVMPGLINGHTHIAMTYLRGFADDLLLQSWLENHIWPAEEKFVRAQFVYDSSYHACAELIKNGITMINDMYFYEKEAARAATKAGMRAIFGEAILDFPMAFHKTPESMINYSVEAYEEFKGNERIDFAMMPHSIYTCSKKNLITAAEKARSQGMLIHTHVSETKKEVDDCLKEHNIRPVNYLDSIGFLGNNVSIAHGVWIDDEEQKILADKDVGVNICTECNLKLSSGFAPIKGYKENGVTISLATDGVASNNNLSLLDEMDMTAKVHKAINNDPTFLNAEEVVRMVTIEPAKIFNKDKEVGSLEIGKKADIILLERNKLENLPMYNVYSHLVYAMHSESVQDVIINGKILMKDRQLLHIDEDEIFQKARSYQAKLQESLK